Proteins from a genomic interval of Corallococcus macrosporus:
- a CDS encoding MlaD family protein, with amino-acid sequence MDEQRLELKVGALVLATLVGVLVLLWLMGELTLGRGARLEVDFAHTGNVVQGAPVKLGGVQVGKVDTIHLLADRRDAKGLPLPVRMDLSVEPTARRALRKDARVTVGTVGLLGEPYLELNPGNAEAPLPETEALRGVDAPRLDLLSEQLTKFVTLLSDMLEKDPEAVTGLAANVSRLARTLDEVLTENKGDVKVLASELAAASKDLRQLAQLAKESMQPGGKGARLLEDASAVAAVMRKDLPGLTKSAGTTLDGLAAVTGPLTPEDGQQVKLALQRFTAAAGQLEQIATKADRILGQLDAGEGTGGALLKDPVLYDELKTLVTDLRKHPWKMLWKD; translated from the coding sequence ATGGATGAGCAACGGCTGGAGCTGAAGGTCGGGGCGCTGGTGCTCGCGACGCTGGTGGGAGTGCTGGTGTTGCTCTGGTTGATGGGAGAGCTGACGCTGGGCCGGGGCGCGAGGCTGGAGGTGGATTTCGCACACACGGGCAACGTGGTGCAGGGAGCCCCGGTGAAGCTGGGAGGCGTCCAGGTGGGCAAGGTGGACACCATCCACCTGCTCGCGGATCGAAGGGACGCGAAGGGCCTTCCCCTCCCCGTCCGCATGGACCTGTCGGTGGAGCCCACGGCAAGGCGCGCCCTGCGCAAGGACGCCCGGGTGACGGTGGGAACGGTGGGCCTGCTGGGAGAGCCTTATCTGGAGTTGAACCCAGGCAACGCGGAAGCACCGCTGCCGGAGACCGAAGCCCTGAGAGGCGTGGATGCACCGCGCCTGGACCTGCTGTCGGAACAGCTCACCAAGTTCGTGACGTTGCTGTCGGACATGCTGGAGAAGGACCCGGAGGCCGTGACGGGCCTGGCCGCCAACGTGTCCCGGCTGGCGAGGACGCTGGACGAGGTCCTGACGGAGAACAAAGGCGACGTGAAGGTCCTGGCCTCGGAGCTGGCGGCGGCGTCGAAGGACCTGAGGCAACTGGCGCAACTGGCCAAGGAATCCATGCAGCCAGGAGGCAAGGGAGCCCGCCTCCTGGAGGACGCCTCCGCCGTGGCAGCCGTGATGCGAAAGGACCTCCCCGGCCTGACGAAGTCCGCCGGAACCACCCTGGACGGCCTTGCGGCGGTGACAGGGCCGCTGACGCCAGAAGACGGTCAGCAGGTGAAGCTGGCCCTCCAGCGCTTCACGGCGGCAGCGGGCCAACTGGAACAGATCGCCACCAAGGCGGACCGCATCCTGGGGCAACTGGATGCGGGAGAAGGCACGGGCGGCGCACTGCTGAAGGACCCGGTCCTCTACGACGAGCTGAAGACCCTGGTCACGGACCTGCGCAAGCACCCGTGGAAGATGCTCTGGAAGGACTGA
- a CDS encoding DUF2019 domain-containing protein, with amino-acid sequence MEKLVDAFALHSAAQNDAVRQGDANTANKHAMKVNETFDKLCAHGNAGRDALAALINHPRTDVQVKAAAFLLRHRTDEAKAVLQEAARGQDLVSFAASKALKRWADGTWALDPG; translated from the coding sequence ATGGAAAAGCTCGTGGATGCGTTCGCCCTGCACTCGGCAGCCCAGAATGATGCGGTCCGGCAGGGGGATGCGAACACCGCGAACAAGCACGCCATGAAGGTGAATGAGACGTTCGACAAATTGTGTGCGCATGGAAACGCGGGCAGGGATGCGCTTGCGGCCCTCATCAACCATCCGCGAACGGACGTCCAAGTCAAAGCGGCAGCCTTTCTCCTCCGCCATCGAACGGATGAAGCCAAGGCGGTCCTCCAGGAGGCAGCACGAGGGCAGGACCTTGTTTCTTTCGCTGCCTCCAAGGCATTGAAGCGCTGGGCGGATGGAACCTGGGCGCTGGACCCGGGATAG
- a CDS encoding DUF2267 domain-containing protein: protein MAAHDIPDSGQQLGSSTQRRTAVPLDERRRMRHESRTSQTYKAFLKYLCDVGRLPSEQAAEDAAVSVLCVLEQRLVGEEDNDLEAQLPMKLRELLIRCDRHESGPPPQKFGRTEMVSMVAEDLDIEPDDAEPIIRAVFSAIQAQISTGESDDIAGELPPDLRDLWARPA from the coding sequence ATGGCAGCGCATGACATCCCAGACTCCGGCCAGCAGCTAGGAAGCTCCACGCAGCGCAGGACGGCCGTCCCGCTCGACGAGCGCCGCCGCATGCGCCACGAGTCCCGCACGTCGCAGACCTACAAGGCCTTCCTCAAGTACCTGTGCGACGTGGGCAGGCTCCCGAGCGAGCAGGCCGCGGAGGACGCCGCTGTGTCCGTCCTGTGCGTGCTGGAGCAGCGCCTCGTCGGTGAAGAGGACAATGACCTGGAGGCCCAGCTGCCCATGAAGCTGCGGGAGCTCCTGATCCGGTGTGACCGCCATGAGTCCGGACCGCCGCCCCAGAAGTTCGGCCGGACGGAGATGGTGTCCATGGTGGCCGAGGACCTGGACATCGAACCCGACGACGCCGAGCCCATCATCCGCGCCGTCTTCAGCGCCATCCAGGCGCAGATCTCCACCGGCGAGAGCGACGACATCGCCGGGGAGCTGCCGCCGGACCTGCGCGACCTCTGGGCGCGTCCCGCCTGA
- a CDS encoding PaaI family thioesterase, whose translation MDDPQEFARQVFASQPFSQFLGAQLASCGPGTAELRIPVTDQLKQQHGFVHGGVLSYLADNAITFAGGLALGGNALTSEYKINYLKPAVGSLLIARAQAKSAGKRQAVCQCEIFAVQEGQEKLCAVALGTVVSAA comes from the coding sequence ATGGATGACCCTCAGGAGTTCGCGCGTCAGGTGTTCGCGTCGCAGCCCTTCAGCCAGTTCCTGGGTGCGCAGCTCGCGAGCTGCGGGCCCGGGACCGCGGAGCTGAGAATCCCCGTCACCGACCAACTGAAGCAGCAGCACGGCTTCGTCCATGGAGGCGTGCTCAGCTACCTCGCGGACAACGCCATCACGTTCGCCGGAGGACTGGCGCTGGGCGGCAACGCGCTGACCTCCGAGTACAAGATCAACTACCTGAAGCCCGCCGTGGGCTCGCTGCTCATCGCCAGGGCTCAGGCGAAGAGCGCGGGCAAGCGGCAGGCCGTCTGTCAGTGCGAGATCTTCGCGGTCCAGGAGGGCCAGGAGAAGCTTTGCGCCGTGGCCCTGGGCACGGTGGTTTCCGCGGCCTGA
- a CDS encoding Gfo/Idh/MocA family protein, producing the protein MAQGTSRRVRYAVVGAGNLAQVAILPAFQHAKENSELVAVISSDPEKRDVLQKKYGVEHVGTYDQYEQVLRESKADAVYIVLPNTLHREYTERAARLGVHVLCEKPMATSVEDCEAMIRATNENDVKLMVAYRLHFEEANLRAIELVREGKLGDPLVFTGTLTQQVRAGDIRTRVDVGGGALLDEGPYPINAARYLFRDEPREVFAFTGGGRDGRFHGVDGSAFALMRFPNGRVAQFAISHEASAVSSYRLVGTEGDLLVKHGFGYGTDIEHELTVGGETETRKFKNSDQFAPELVYFSKCVLEDRDPEPNGIEGLADVRVIVALQESARTNKPVKLAPFEKPKRPTLDQLIVKPAVEPPEPVNAPAPAQG; encoded by the coding sequence ATGGCCCAGGGGACTTCCAGGCGGGTGCGGTACGCGGTGGTGGGAGCAGGCAACCTCGCGCAGGTGGCCATCCTCCCGGCGTTCCAGCACGCAAAGGAGAACTCCGAGCTGGTGGCCGTCATCTCCTCCGACCCGGAGAAGCGGGACGTGCTCCAGAAGAAGTACGGCGTGGAGCACGTGGGGACCTACGACCAGTACGAACAGGTGCTGCGCGAGTCCAAGGCGGACGCGGTCTACATCGTGCTGCCGAACACGCTGCACCGGGAGTACACGGAGCGTGCGGCACGCCTGGGGGTGCACGTCCTCTGCGAGAAGCCGATGGCGACGTCGGTGGAGGACTGCGAGGCGATGATCCGCGCCACGAACGAGAACGACGTGAAGCTGATGGTCGCCTACCGGCTGCACTTCGAAGAGGCGAACCTCCGCGCCATCGAGCTGGTGCGCGAAGGAAAGCTGGGGGATCCGCTGGTCTTCACGGGGACGCTGACGCAGCAGGTGCGCGCAGGGGACATCCGGACGCGCGTGGACGTGGGCGGCGGGGCGCTGCTGGACGAGGGGCCCTATCCCATCAACGCCGCGCGCTACCTCTTCCGCGACGAGCCGCGCGAGGTGTTCGCGTTCACGGGCGGCGGCCGGGACGGACGCTTCCACGGGGTGGACGGGTCGGCGTTCGCGCTGATGCGGTTCCCGAACGGGAGGGTGGCGCAGTTCGCCATCAGCCACGAAGCCTCCGCGGTGTCGAGCTACCGGCTGGTGGGCACGGAAGGCGACCTGCTGGTGAAGCACGGCTTCGGCTACGGCACGGACATCGAGCACGAGCTGACGGTGGGAGGGGAGACGGAGACGCGGAAGTTCAAGAACAGCGACCAGTTCGCGCCGGAGCTCGTCTACTTCTCGAAGTGCGTCCTGGAGGACCGCGACCCGGAGCCCAACGGCATCGAAGGCCTGGCGGACGTGCGCGTCATCGTCGCGCTGCAGGAGTCCGCGCGCACGAACAAGCCCGTGAAGCTGGCCCCGTTCGAGAAGCCCAAGCGCCCCACGCTGGATCAGCTCATCGTCAAGCCCGCGGTGGAGCCGCCCGAGCCGGTGAACGCACCGGCCCCGGCGCAGGGGTAG
- a CDS encoding sporulation protein has product MPFMKMLARLGIGSARVDTRLEHDTARAGGDLRGLVHVQGGHTPQRIDRIDLHLMAQYLQRDNDRLSALNAVVRTWRIANPFTLQPREERELPFSLRLPAHTPITERGTPVWIKTALDIDNALNPEDSDRIHVLPHPSLQTVLDAVLHLGFQWRNAYCEAAAPLGREEPFVQELEFHAGPDWQGPPRTLCLLPFPQDDGLELILDLDRGPRGLTSLLEGTALDGGRRQRLVLSPRDLSGETAAIAALLKSHLRGGA; this is encoded by the coding sequence ATGCCCTTCATGAAGATGCTCGCCCGCCTCGGGATCGGCAGCGCGCGCGTGGACACCCGGCTGGAGCACGACACCGCGCGCGCTGGCGGCGACCTGCGCGGGCTCGTCCACGTCCAGGGCGGCCACACGCCCCAGCGGATCGACCGCATCGACCTGCACCTGATGGCGCAGTACCTCCAGCGCGACAACGATCGCCTCAGCGCGCTCAACGCCGTCGTGCGCACCTGGCGCATCGCCAATCCCTTCACGCTCCAGCCCCGCGAGGAGCGTGAGCTCCCCTTCTCCCTGCGCCTCCCCGCCCACACGCCCATCACCGAGCGCGGCACGCCCGTGTGGATCAAGACGGCGCTCGACATCGACAACGCCCTCAACCCCGAGGACAGCGACCGCATCCACGTCCTGCCCCACCCGTCGCTCCAGACCGTGCTCGACGCCGTGCTCCACCTGGGTTTCCAGTGGCGCAACGCCTACTGCGAGGCCGCCGCTCCGCTGGGGCGCGAAGAGCCCTTCGTCCAGGAACTGGAGTTCCATGCCGGCCCGGACTGGCAGGGCCCGCCGCGCACGCTCTGCCTGCTGCCGTTCCCCCAGGACGACGGGCTGGAGCTGATCCTCGACCTGGACCGGGGCCCCCGGGGCCTCACGTCCCTCCTGGAGGGCACGGCACTGGACGGTGGCCGACGCCAGCGGCTCGTCCTGTCCCCCAGGGACCTGTCTGGGGAGACTGCTGCCATTGCGGCACTGTTGAAATCGCACCTGCGCGGCGGGGCTTGA